The sequence TGGATGATTTGCCTGTGTTTTATTTGCATGCAAGCATGCAGGTTTAGTGGATGAGGGATACAAATGCTTCAATGGCATGATTGACTCTTATTTGCATTAGTCCTATAATTGATCACTACGCATGCATGGTTGACTTGCTTGGTCATGCTAGCTATCTTGAGGAAACTCTAAACTTTATTATCAAAATGTCAATTAATCATATGGCAGTTGTGTGGATGTGTTTGCTTGGGTCCTGTAGATCACATAAGAATACGAGGTTAGGGGTATTTATGGAAACTCCTTTTTGAGCTGGATTAGAAAAACACTTCAGCTTATGATCTTTTGTCAAACATCTATGCGGACATGGGCAGATGGGACAAGGTTCAAAAGGTGAGGACATCTATGAAAGATAAGAGGAATTCAAAAGATTCCTGAATGTAGTTGGATTGAAGTACACAAAATGGTACATGTTTTTTTGTGTTGGAGATAGATCAGACCCACATACTCAGGAGATCTATGCAAAGTTGGAGAAATTGTTGTGGGAGATGAAGGCGGTAGGGTTTCTTTCATATTCAAAATATGCACTGAATGATGTGGAGGAGGAATAAAAAGATgttttcctctaccaacatagTGAGAGGTTGGCAATTGCATTTATCTTGCTAAATACAACCCTTGGAAAAACTATTAGAGTTGTTAAAAACCTTCAAGTATGTGTTGGCTGCCACACTACAACTAAGTTTATCTCCAAGATTGTTGCACGGCAAATTATTGTGAGATGCAAACTAGTTCCCTTATTTCAAACAAGAACGATATTCTTGTGGAGATTATTGGTGATGCCAAGTGAAGCATGAGAGTTCTTGTGCATATAGAAGAGCAATGATAGAGTTCGAATGACAATTGTAATTCTTTGTTGAAGAGTAAGAGATGCATCATGGTAGAGTATAGTGTTTTGAGGACATTCACAGGGATTAATGTGGGACAGAGGTCATTAAAGACATGATAATACAAAAGTAACAATGAGTACATATATGGATAATAGAATATAGGTAAGGACAAAGGCCATAGGCCAAAGTTAGAAGTTTTAGTAATGAAAACAACATAAAAAGTATGTCCAAGACCACTCAATACATCATAATAGTCAATAAATGTTGCATAACAAAGACAAGAGCCTTATACCAGGCAATGTCAAAGGATGTTTTCAGGCAGCATGAATAAGGATTTGGTAATGGAAGATTACAATGCTACAAGAGCAAAATGTCGTCAAAGGGTTAGGGTTGCAAGAATTATGAAACAGTTCATAGAAGACAATTTGCAAACTTAAGTCAAATGAATTATAGTCTACCTAAGGCAGAGCTAAAATATGCACAATAACATTGAACAGGGCATGAGTATACAATGTAGAAAGAGGTATTTTCAGATGATGGTGTTGTAATTGCTTTGGTAGACATGTTTGCAAAGTTTTTAGAGACACACAGAGCCCATGGACTACTATTAGTAAACTAGTCCAAAgattcaaggagtctatttttcatTGTCAAGGAGAGTCATATAGTATCTGCTCTACAATAAAGAGTATGTGACAGTCCAAAAGCCTAGAGACCAACAAACATGGAAAGGGAAAATCACATAGATTGAAAGACCATTGGGCATCACAGTAAGCATAAACAAAGACCACAAAGAATAATATTGATATATACATTGGCCTCTTGACTTCTAAACACCAAAAGATTGATTCACATTGACAGctacaaaaatgaaaagaaatgatttGTTACCGAAATTGAGGGCAACTAAGAAAGCATCTATCatgttatttaatatataaataaaaaccaAAACCATAATAAATTAGTCTGATCAACTTGGAACCATTTACTACAGCTAATTACTACAAGACTCACTCAACTCTTCCTTGCTATGCTTTCAAAGATAAGTAGAGAAATCTATGCAAGAAAGGAAATCTTGGATGACTAAAGCGAACTATAAGATTGACCTTTATTGCCATTATGAATGTCATTACAAGGAGAGACCGATTAAATTCCAAACTTTAAGAAATTACAGTTGTATCAATGATTGTAACACAACTGACTGTTTTGAAAGTTCGTATAGACATATCTCCATAATGCTCTATTTTTTATGGCACAAGTCAATTGGCTTAGACAGTGATATACGTCTATGGTGCAAGAATTTTCATGGCATGCAAGATGGAGAAAAAGGATAGAAGGATTATGTTATGTCATGCTATAATATCATTCGATATGAAGTTAAAAAAATGGGGACAAGATGATTGCACAGAAAGCACAGACAAACATAAGAGATGAGTGACCCTTTTCCATCATAATAAACATCACAAATAAAAATGAAAGAGCATCCATCAAAGCATGAAAGAAGGTGGATTTTTATCGAATAGTAAGGTTGGTCATGTTGTAGACATGCATGCAAGAGTTGGAGACACAAACAAAGCAATGAAACCTTTTGACAGAATGCTATTAAAAGGAAACATTTCATGGAATGCTCTCGTTGCAATATTTGTTGGAAATGCATTTGAAGGAATAGTAATGTAGATCTTTTTCATGAAATGCTTCtccatatataaaaataaataaatgtattaaatacttttatatacaaaaatatatcatataaattttttttttgattaagcTTGACATTCAGATTAATCACTGTTTAAGAATGAAGCCTCCACAATAGTTCCATGCGAGGAGGAATGCACAAATTCAATCTTTTGAAAAATGCACAAAAATATTCCAACAGTTTTCGATTCCAAATCACTAAATTTTATTATTGGTTGAAAATGTAACAAATATCCTCCATTAcattttatttaattgtttgttgaaAATGTAACAAATTTAACGTCATGTGAAATTGAGAGCAGCAACAAAACAAACAATTGTATCATCTGATACAAATGTTGGATAttcatttgatagattttgtatCATCTGATACAAATGTTGGATAttcatttgatagattttgtatCATCTGATACAAATGTTGGATATTCATTTGATAAAGAGGAATATTTTTGTTTGGTTATCACTAAAACTGGGCACGCAGCATTACGAGAGCAGTATTCAGTCACACATCCCATGATtgccctgcaaaataaaatatatgttttagccaaatctccttcaattttttttttgaatataaaGTTTGCTATAAAGTTAACTTGCTAAAGCTTTCACAGAATAAAATTTCAATcatgaagataatatcaataataaaaaaaaattgaattatattGATGCCATAGTATTTTAGACATCTTCCAACAACAACTAATAATTCTgcataattgaaataaaaaatacaaacaatATACACAATTATTTACAAAACTTGTGTATTGAAATAAATCACCTTCTGAAAGCACAATGTCTACGACCTCCCATAATCAAAAGATCTGCTCCCAATAGCTGCACAGCTTCACAAATCTTCTTCTGTGGATTTTCTTCTCCTCCTACTACACAACTGGGTTTTGCTTCTATTTTGAGGTTCTTTTTGCATATATTTAGAGCTTCCTCCAACACCCTTTCTGAGAGTTTTTTGTAATACAAATTCCACGATTTAATATTTCTATTAGTAAATGCATTGTCAGCTATCTTCTTTTGCACATTAAGAATTGTGAGATTTATTGAGAAAGATGGATTAAGAAGCTTTGAAACCAATTCTTTGCAAGTCCATTCACAGGCGAGTATACTTTCCTCGGTTATGCTATGTCCTTTTCCGTCCACTGCAATTATAacattcaattcctctttttcggCACCAATCATTCCCATCTCCATTTTTTTCTGAGAACACGCAATCATTCCCATCTCCATTTTTTCTCACAAGATCTATGAAATTAATAGCTAGATTTTATGGAATTAATAGCATGGTTTGCTTTCATCGATTATGCATGTGAAACTAAAACATGCAAGTTTATCAatttgttttattaaataaatattttgaaagtaaaagttttaatatttaaaaaaaataaaatatcattgcATGTAAAATTAAAGGATGCAAGTTCTATTTTATCTATTAGTTTTAATTCATAGAGTCTAATAATTACTAAAATTAAAACATGCAAATTTCCATTTTATGTATTAGTTCATTTTATGTATTTTTAAGTGAAGTAATTCATTTGTATTAGTGttaaattattaatcaaatcataatgtttttcatttaatatatatttatttcatatttaaaaaatatacaaatatataatatttttaaatttaaaaaatcttaaaatcAAAATcagataaaatattaaattaaagctttacaatatccaaaccaatcaaacaatTTTTTGTTGAAAGCTTTTTTCCTCTCGAATTAATAGCATGGCATGCTTTTAGTTGAAACCAAAACATGCAATCATAATTCATTGATCTTATAATGATTTTGCATGTAAAATTAAAGCATGCAAGTTCTATTTTAtctattagttttttgtttttattattttttaagtaAAAATTTTGAAGTAAAGATTTTAatattcaaattgaaaaaaaaagtgaaatCTTAATTCATGGAGTCTAAAAATTACTATGCATatgaaattaaaacatttagttcttttttaatattatatttttaagtGAACTAATTCATTTGTATTAGTGttaaattattaatcaaatcataattttttttcgtttaatatatatttatttcatatttaaaaaatacacaaatatataataattttaaattttaaaaatctcaaaatcaaaatcaaataaaatattaaattaaagctTTACAATATCCAAACCAATTGATAAATTTTTAACTAATACATCCaaaacaattttttgttttgttcagAAAGCTTTTTTTCTCTCAGCTTTCCCTCATTTACAAAAACTCTTATTAATTTTTTGGTTATTTTCAATGCCTCTTTTTCTCATCTCcatttttttcttctttgctttcatTGATTATGTATGTGAAACTAAAATATGCAAGTGATCTTATAATGATTTTGCATGTAAAATTAAAGCATGCAAATTCTATTTTATctattagttttttttgtttttaattattttttaaaataaatgttttgaagtaaagattttaatattaaaaaaaaagtgaaatcTTAATTCATAGAATCTaataagtgccacatagtggcagTACTTGCGTGTTAATTTGTATGGTTGGAATAGTAATATTTGTTATAGTtatcaataatatttattaattataactaatatattgtttagttaaatttattttGTTCTATTTCATTTATCTTTTTTTATTCACGTAGCCTTGGAGTATGATAGTGTTCAATTACTTATTATTTTTCAATTCATTAAAATTGTATAGTGTTTAAAGTGGTATAGTGTGAATAACACATTAACAACTATACTAATTTGGAGCAATGATGGATATTATTAACATTTATTTTATGATGGATATTATTAAGATTTTTTATTATACTCTCATAAACTCTTGTGAATTGACTTTTAATGTAGTAGAGGCTAATTGATTTTAAATCCAAAACTGTAATATTTTAAGTTATTCTTTCATAATAGTTAGTTCTATTTTTTTAGATTGGAAGAATGAACAGTGGAGGAGTATGTTAACTTATAGATTAGCAAACATTTTTTCCCTCAATGGCCAAGGACTATACAAATATTCATTGAATTTGTTGGTCCACTATTGTATAATAAATACAATAAATTTTCAATGTATTTTGAAAGTTTGTAATAGATATCTAGGTGTCTTCTAAATGAGCTAGGAGGTTAGCTTAAGTGTGCACCTTATATCTCATCTAAAGTGACATAATGGACCTTATATCTCATGAAGGTGACTTAATGGCTATGAAATAGCTACACTAGCACTTGGAGCAAAAGGAGGTGCAATAGTTATGCTCATAGTAAGATATAGATGAATTATTTAAACCTAATACCTAAACAATTTCGAGATCACTATGGAGTCAAGTATTATCAAATTCTATATAAAATCTTATcctaattcattttattcaattataaAAA is a genomic window of Cryptomeria japonica chromosome 7, Sugi_1.0, whole genome shotgun sequence containing:
- the LOC131040265 gene encoding uncharacterized protein LOC131040265 gives rise to the protein MGMIACSQKKMEMGMIGAEKEELNVIIAVDGKGHSITEESILACEWTCKELVSKLLNPSFSINLTILNVQKKIADNAFTNRNIKSWNLYYKKLSERVLEEALNICKKNLKIEAKPSCVVGGEENPQKKICEAVQLLGADLLIMGGRRHCAFRRAIMGCVTEYCSRNAACPVLVITKQKYSSLSNEYPTFVSDDTKSIK